The DNA segment GGCTCTATCCTGCTGGTGCTGCAACTGATCAGCACCTTCTGGCTATGGCACGAGAGCACCGAGCAGATTGAGCTTTTCGAGCAGGCGCTGCTGGAAGACAGGAATAACGATCGGCACATCAGGCATGAGGTTCGCGAAGCGGTCGCCAGCCTGATCGTTCCCGCCGTGTTTATGGTCAGCCTGACGCTGCTGATCTGCTATCAGGCCGTCCGGCGCATCACCCGCCCGCTTGCCGACCTGCAAAAAGAGCTGGAAGCCCGCACGGCCGATAACCTGACGCCCATCGACATTCACAGCTCGACGATTGAAATTGAAGCCGTTGTCTCGGCGCTTAACCAACTGGTCACTCGCCTGACGACAACGCTGGAGAATGAACGCCTGTTCACCGCCGACGTTGCCCACGAGCTACGCACACCGCTGGCGGGCGTGCGTCTGCATCTGGAACTGCTGGCGAAAGCGCACAATGTTAACGTCACGCCGCTGATTGCGCGTCTTGATCAAATGATGGACAGCGTCTCGCAGCTGCTGCAATTAGCACGCGTGGGGCAGTCGTTCTCATCCGGTAATTACCAGTCGGTGAAGCTGCTGGATGACGTGATCCTGCCCTCTTACGATGAACTGAACACCATGCTGGAAACACGCCAGCAGACGCTGCAACTGCCGGAAAGCACAGCAGACGCCACCGTGCGCGGCGATGCCACGCTACTGCGTATGCTGTTGCGTAATCTTGTGGAAAATGCGCACCGCTACAGTCCGAAAGGGTCAACCATCACCATTATCCTCAATAATGCGGAAAGCGACGCGATGATGGCCGTCGAAGACGAAGGGCCGGGAATTGATGAAAGTAAATGCGGGGAGTTAAGTGAAGCGTTTGTCCGCATGGACAGCCGCTATGGCGGTATCGGGCTGGGATTGAGCATCGTCTCCCGCATCACGCAGCTGCACCACGGGCAATTCTTTTTGCAAAACCGTGTGGGAACGACGGGAACCCGCGCGTGGGTGCTGTTGAAAAGAGATCAGTAAGTCGTGACCCAGACATACAGGAAACTGCTGACAATCAGCATACTGAACAGGGCTGTCAGACTTTCATACATTC comes from the Citrobacter koseri ATCC BAA-895 genome and includes:
- the pmrB gene encoding two-component system sensor histidine kinase PmrB, coding for MNLTRFLHRPMTLRQRLMLTIGSILLVLQLISTFWLWHESTEQIELFEQALLEDRNNDRHIRHEVREAVASLIVPAVFMVSLTLLICYQAVRRITRPLADLQKELEARTADNLTPIDIHSSTIEIEAVVSALNQLVTRLTTTLENERLFTADVAHELRTPLAGVRLHLELLAKAHNVNVTPLIARLDQMMDSVSQLLQLARVGQSFSSGNYQSVKLLDDVILPSYDELNTMLETRQQTLQLPESTADATVRGDATLLRMLLRNLVENAHRYSPKGSTITIILNNAESDAMMAVEDEGPGIDESKCGELSEAFVRMDSRYGGIGLGLSIVSRITQLHHGQFFLQNRVGTTGTRAWVLLKRDQ
- the pmrR gene encoding LpxT activity modulator PmrR: MKTRMYESLTALFSMLIVSSFLYVWVTTY